From a single Ovis aries strain OAR_USU_Benz2616 breed Rambouillet chromosome 23, ARS-UI_Ramb_v3.0, whole genome shotgun sequence genomic region:
- the MRCL3 gene encoding myosin regulatory light chain MRCL3 (The RefSeq protein has 1 substitution compared to this genomic sequence) — protein MSSKRAKTKTTKKRPQRATSNVFAMFDQSQIQEFKEAFNMIDQNRDGFIDKEGLHDMLASLGKNPTDEYLDAMMNEAPGPINFTMFLTMFGEKLNGTDPEDVIRNAFACFDEEATGTIQEDYLRELLTTMGDRFTDEEVDELYREAPIDKKGNFNYIEFTRILKHGAKDKDD, from the exons ATGTCGAGCAAAAGAGCAAAGACCAAGACCACCAAGAAGCGCCCCCAGCGTGCGACCTCCAATGTGTTCGCCATGTTTGACCAGTCCCAGATTCAAGAGTTCAAGGAGGCTTTCAACATGATCGACCAGAACAGGGATGGGTTCATTGACAAGGAAGACTTGCATGACATGCTTGCTTCCCTGG GAAAAAATCCAACTGACGAGTATCTGGATGCCATGATGAATGAGGCTCCAGGTCCCATAAATTTTACCATGTTTCTCACAATGTTTGGTGAAAAGTTAAATGGCACAGATCCAGAAGATGTCATCAGAAATGCTTTTGCTTGCTTTGATGAAGAAGCAACTG GCACCATTCAGGAGGATTACCTGAGAGAGCTGCTGACCACAATGGGAGACcggtttacagatgaggaagtggacGAGCTGTACAGAGAAGCACCTATTGATAAAAAGGGGAATTTCAATTACATCGAGTTCACACGCATCCTTAAGCATGGAGCAAAAGACAAAGACGACTAA
- the MRCL3 gene encoding myosin regulatory light chain MRCL3 isoform X1, translating to MDLTATMSSKRAKTKTTKKRPQRATSNVFAMFDQSQIQEFKEAFNMIDQNRDGFIDKEDLHDMLASLGKNPTDEYLDAMMNEAPGPINFTMFLTMFGEKLNGTDPEDVIRNAFACFDEEATGTIQEDYLRELLTTMGDRFTDEEVDELYREAPIDKKGNFNYIEFTRILKHGAKDKDD from the exons ATG GATTTAACTGCCACCATGTCGAGCAAAAGAGCAAAGACCAAGACCACCAAGAAGCGCCCCCAGCGTGCGACCTCCAATGTGTTCGCCATGTTTGACCAGTCCCAGATTCAAGAGTTCAAGGAGGCTTTCAACATGATCGACCAGAACAGGGATGGGTTCATTGACAAGGAAGACTTGCATGACATGCTTGCTTCCCTGG GAAAAAATCCAACTGACGAGTATCTGGATGCCATGATGAATGAGGCTCCAGGTCCCATAAATTTTACCATGTTTCTCACAATGTTTGGTGAAAAGTTAAATGGCACAGATCCAGAAGATGTCATCAGAAATGCTTTTGCTTGCTTTGATGAAGAAGCAACTG GCACCATTCAGGAGGATTACCTGAGAGAGCTGCTGACCACAATGGGAGACcggtttacagatgaggaagtggacGAGCTGTACAGAGAAGCACCTATTGATAAAAAGGGGAATTTCAATTACATCGAGTTCACACGCATCCTTAAGCATGGAGCAAAAGACAAAGACGACTAA